The Pseudanabaena galeata CCNP1313 genome includes a region encoding these proteins:
- the argF gene encoding ornithine carbamoyltransferase, with product MGNLQGRDLLSLADLQPSEIQELLTLAKQLKAGEVQFDFQRKTLGLLFRKASTRTRVSFTVAMHQLGGHVIDLDPNVTQVSRGEPIEDTARVLDRYLDVLAIRTFEQAELETFAKFSKMPIINALSDLEHPCQVLADLLTVMENFGSLKGLTLTYLGDGNNMAHSLMIGCALVGMNVRIASPKNFMPDPTIVAQAKALAENSEVIVTEDPKLASRAAHVLYTDVWASMGQESEAEDRIPIFQPYQLNAELMALADRQAIALHCLPAHRGEEITDEVMEGSQSRIWDEAENRLHAQKALLASVL from the coding sequence ATGGGAAACCTTCAGGGACGCGATCTTCTTAGTTTGGCAGATTTGCAACCAAGCGAAATTCAGGAATTGCTGACACTTGCAAAACAACTCAAAGCAGGAGAAGTCCAGTTTGACTTTCAGCGTAAGACTCTTGGATTGCTGTTTCGCAAAGCCTCAACAAGAACGCGAGTTAGCTTTACCGTCGCCATGCATCAACTGGGGGGACATGTGATTGACCTCGATCCAAATGTGACTCAAGTTAGTCGTGGCGAACCCATAGAAGATACCGCCAGAGTTCTCGATCGCTATTTAGATGTTTTGGCGATTCGTACCTTTGAGCAAGCAGAATTAGAAACCTTTGCCAAATTCTCGAAGATGCCGATTATCAATGCCCTCAGTGATTTAGAGCATCCATGCCAAGTGCTTGCGGATTTGCTAACTGTGATGGAAAACTTCGGCTCTTTGAAAGGGTTAACCCTCACCTATCTCGGTGATGGTAATAATATGGCGCATTCCCTGATGATTGGCTGCGCTCTTGTGGGGATGAATGTGCGGATTGCCTCACCCAAAAACTTTATGCCCGATCCCACCATTGTCGCTCAAGCCAAAGCTTTAGCTGAAAATTCGGAAGTTATTGTCACCGAAGATCCCAAATTAGCATCACGGGCTGCTCATGTCCTTTATACAGATGTATGGGCAAGTATGGGGCAAGAGTCGGAAGCAGAAGATCGGATTCCCATTTTCCAGCCCTATCAGTTAAATGCAGAACTAATGGCATTAGCCGATCGACAAGCGATCGCTCTGCACTGTTTACCTGCCCATCGTGGTGAAGAGATTACTGATGAAGTAATGGAAGGCTCACAGTCACGCATTTGGGATGAAGCCGAAAACCGTCTTCATGCTCAAAAGGCTTTGCTAGCTAGCGTTCTCTAG
- a CDS encoding formylglycine-generating enzyme family protein, which translates to MDVDIILSKRYRIGQTIGIKQVGAIALSIYLAENLELPITPKPLCVIYFWQVSGEDLLNYEAIATKLYEIGQNYTLSPRVQAFLTEENNYYLVREYQEGYEYLEEFSRIVNDLIKSNPYKPKTSEASTVKALPIAQSWAKSLAKIPMTINRRQLMIIASSAIAGFTLAILLEKLKPQPAPIIIAEPRPLPPEPPKDPVKRGEKAFRDDLGNGIYLEMVRIPSGRFTLGSPPNEMGRRDHESPLSEVNVPAFYMAKFAVTQELWVEIMGINPALFRENLQLPVENISWLESQDFCRKLAERSPHLYRLPSESEWEYACRAGTNTAYHFGDNPAQLGDYAWFMDNANKRSHPIGQKVPNPWGLYEMHGGVWEWCEDVWHDSFNGAPADGSAWVNNGYSGRRVRKGGSWSNEARLCRSASREWHWQGDRYNDIGFRVVISAFDS; encoded by the coding sequence ATGGATGTAGACATCATTCTCAGCAAGCGCTATCGCATAGGTCAAACCATTGGCATTAAGCAAGTTGGCGCGATCGCCTTGTCCATCTATCTAGCAGAAAACTTAGAATTACCAATTACACCTAAGCCTTTGTGTGTGATTTATTTCTGGCAAGTTTCAGGAGAAGATTTGCTAAATTATGAAGCGATCGCTACTAAGCTTTATGAAATTGGTCAAAACTATACGCTATCCCCTAGGGTGCAAGCCTTTCTTACAGAAGAAAACAACTACTATCTAGTGCGTGAATATCAGGAAGGATATGAATATCTAGAAGAATTTAGCCGAATAGTTAATGATTTGATCAAATCCAATCCCTACAAGCCAAAAACTTCAGAAGCATCTACCGTTAAAGCCTTACCGATCGCGCAGTCATGGGCAAAGTCACTTGCCAAAATACCAATGACGATTAATCGTCGTCAGCTAATGATCATTGCTAGCTCGGCGATCGCTGGTTTCACCTTAGCGATATTGCTGGAAAAGCTTAAACCTCAACCAGCCCCGATCATCATTGCTGAACCGCGACCATTGCCTCCTGAGCCACCAAAAGATCCAGTCAAAAGAGGTGAGAAAGCCTTTCGTGATGACTTGGGCAATGGTATCTATCTGGAAATGGTGCGGATACCTTCAGGAAGATTTACTCTGGGTTCGCCGCCCAATGAGATGGGTAGACGAGATCATGAATCTCCCCTATCTGAAGTAAATGTACCCGCTTTTTATATGGCAAAATTTGCGGTTACCCAAGAGCTATGGGTGGAAATTATGGGAATTAATCCCGCCTTATTTCGGGAAAATCTGCAATTGCCTGTGGAAAATATCTCTTGGTTAGAATCTCAAGATTTCTGTCGTAAATTAGCAGAGCGTTCACCACATCTCTATCGCTTACCAAGCGAATCAGAATGGGAATATGCCTGTCGTGCTGGCACTAATACGGCTTACCATTTTGGCGATAATCCCGCGCAACTAGGTGATTACGCATGGTTTATGGACAATGCCAACAAGCGATCGCATCCTATCGGTCAGAAAGTCCCAAATCCTTGGGGTCTATACGAAATGCATGGCGGTGTTTGGGAATGGTGTGAGGATGTATGGCACGATAGTTTTAATGGCGCACCCGCCGATGGATCGGCTTGGGTGAATAATGGCTATAGTGGTCGGCGCGTGCGTAAAGGTGGCTCATGGAGCAATGAAGCGCGTCTATGTCGTTCAGCAAGTCGTGAATGGCATTGGCAAGGCGATCGCTATAATGACATCGGCTTTCGTGTGGTTATTTCGGCATTTGACAGCTAA
- the thrC gene encoding threonine synthase yields MTATIVSPYTSDRVDTFSNLKCKECGAEYEAKAMHVCELCFGPLEVAYNYDAIAARVSRETIQAGPLSIWRYRDFLPVKTDDYIDVSTGMTPLIKANRLAKRLGIKNLYIKNDAVNMPTLSFKDRVVSVALSRARELGFTTVACASTGNLANSTAAIAAHAGLECCVFIPSDLEAGKVLGTTIYNPKVFSVHGNYDQVNRLCSEVANTHGWGFVNINLRPYYSEGSKTLAYEVVEQLGWKLPDHIVAPLASGSLFTKIYKGFNEFVKVGLVDDKSVRFSGAQAEGCSPIAAAYKEGRDFITPVKPKTIAKSLAIGNPADGIYAIDIAHKTNGNIESVNDDEIIQAMKLLAETEGIFTETAGGTTIAVLKKLVEAGKIDPEETTVVYITGNGLKTQEAIQGYVGEPFLIEPKLDSFERALERSHTLDKLEWQTVSV; encoded by the coding sequence ATGACTGCAACGATTGTTTCTCCTTACACCAGTGATCGCGTTGATACATTTAGTAATCTCAAGTGCAAAGAGTGCGGTGCAGAATATGAAGCCAAAGCAATGCATGTTTGCGAATTGTGCTTTGGTCCCCTAGAAGTTGCCTATAACTATGATGCGATCGCCGCTAGAGTCAGCCGTGAAACAATTCAAGCTGGCCCCCTCTCAATCTGGCGCTATCGCGATTTCTTACCAGTCAAGACTGACGACTATATCGATGTGTCCACTGGGATGACTCCTTTGATCAAAGCAAATCGCCTTGCAAAGCGTCTCGGCATCAAAAATCTCTACATCAAAAATGATGCTGTCAACATGCCCACCTTGAGCTTCAAGGATCGCGTAGTTTCTGTAGCCCTCAGCCGTGCCCGTGAACTTGGTTTTACCACCGTTGCTTGTGCTAGTACTGGTAATTTGGCAAATTCGACGGCAGCGATCGCTGCCCATGCGGGCTTAGAGTGTTGTGTGTTCATTCCCTCCGACCTCGAAGCAGGTAAAGTTCTTGGTACAACCATTTACAATCCCAAAGTTTTCTCGGTACATGGTAATTACGACCAAGTAAATCGTCTCTGTTCAGAAGTAGCCAATACTCACGGTTGGGGCTTTGTCAATATCAACCTTCGTCCATATTATTCTGAAGGTTCCAAGACCCTAGCCTATGAGGTTGTGGAGCAACTTGGATGGAAGTTGCCCGATCACATCGTTGCGCCTCTGGCTTCTGGCTCTCTATTCACCAAGATTTACAAAGGCTTCAATGAATTTGTGAAGGTGGGCTTAGTGGATGATAAATCCGTGCGATTCAGTGGCGCACAGGCTGAAGGTTGTTCACCGATCGCTGCTGCTTACAAAGAAGGTCGCGACTTTATCACCCCTGTTAAGCCTAAAACTATCGCCAAGAGCTTAGCGATCGGCAATCCTGCGGATGGTATCTATGCGATCGACATTGCTCACAAGACCAATGGCAATATCGAGTCAGTCAACGATGATGAAATCATCCAAGCCATGAAGTTGCTTGCGGAAACTGAAGGTATCTTCACCGAGACTGCTGGCGGTACGACGATCGCGGTTCTCAAGAAATTAGTGGAAGCTGGCAAAATCGACCCTGAAGAAACAACAGTTGTCTATATCACAGGCAATGGTTTGAAAACTCAAGAAGCAATCCAAGGATATGTTGGCGAGCCTTTCTTGATTGAGCCAAAACTTGACAGTTTCGAGCGTGCGCTAGAGCGTTCACACACATTAGATAAATTAGAATGGCAAACTGTATCCGTATAG
- a CDS encoding OsmC family protein: protein MTTTASVITPLRPVSKDGLVALAAKAQANPNVIGTLKVKTVCEGQFRNLNYVRNLPEHVIDEPPTLLGEDTAPNPSEALLACLGSCLSVGIHANAIMRGITLSKLELHLEGDINITGVWGIGDLSKKRLGISAVRVKVDIESDATKEELAELLEHANYWSPVANTFRNPVDMEVSLA from the coding sequence ATGACTACAACTGCATCCGTAATCACTCCTTTACGTCCTGTCAGCAAAGATGGGCTAGTGGCACTAGCGGCTAAAGCACAAGCTAACCCCAATGTCATCGGTACATTGAAAGTAAAGACTGTCTGTGAAGGGCAATTTCGCAACCTGAACTATGTTCGTAATTTGCCTGAGCATGTCATTGATGAGCCGCCAACTCTACTCGGAGAAGATACTGCTCCTAACCCCTCCGAAGCTTTGCTTGCTTGTCTGGGTTCTTGTTTGTCCGTAGGCATTCATGCTAATGCGATCATGCGTGGAATTACGCTTTCCAAATTAGAATTACATCTCGAAGGCGATATTAATATCACAGGTGTTTGGGGTATTGGAGATCTATCTAAGAAGCGTTTAGGTATTAGTGCTGTGAGGGTGAAAGTGGATATCGAGTCCGATGCAACTAAGGAAGAACTTGCTGAACTTCTAGAACATGCAAATTACTGGTCCCCAGTCGCAAATACTTTCCGTAATCCTGTGGATATGGAAGTTTCTCTAGCATAA
- a CDS encoding acyl-CoA dehydrogenase family protein: MQVSDTIINQPQEKLLTDAALMQSLKDAIAQKLAPDVTNIDLKGIYPEEFLRDIGSLGAYGQGVSTEYGGTGRGVLPALKAIEMVSETCLSTGFMAWCHNACSWYLQNTDNSFLREQILPQVATGKLLSGTGLSNPMKHFAGIEKIKIIAKPCEGGYILNGTLPWVSNIGDKHLFGISAQIEGTDDYLMAIAQGGMQGLELKQDVHFIALEGTNTFRCLFRNAFISHDWVLAAPCDRYVEYIKAGFILMQVGMGLGLTQNCIDLMRRIDKTKQHVNQYLDDRPDEMEDELETLRLKSYRLAEAIGHGREIVSKEILREVIESRATASELSLRASQSLMLHAGAIGYVHGSVYDRRLRESYFVAMVTPALKHLRKVLASMS; the protein is encoded by the coding sequence ATGCAGGTTAGTGACACCATAATCAATCAACCTCAAGAAAAACTGCTCACTGACGCAGCATTAATGCAGAGTTTAAAAGACGCGATCGCTCAAAAATTAGCACCTGATGTTACTAACATTGATCTAAAAGGGATTTATCCAGAAGAATTTTTGCGTGATATTGGTAGTCTGGGCGCTTATGGTCAGGGCGTTAGTACGGAATATGGTGGCACGGGACGGGGTGTATTACCTGCATTAAAGGCGATCGAAATGGTTTCGGAAACTTGCCTTAGTACAGGATTTATGGCTTGGTGTCACAATGCTTGCTCTTGGTATCTGCAAAATACTGACAATTCTTTTCTAAGAGAACAAATCCTACCGCAAGTTGCAACGGGCAAACTTTTGTCAGGAACGGGTTTGTCTAATCCAATGAAACATTTTGCGGGTATTGAGAAGATCAAAATCATTGCTAAGCCTTGTGAAGGTGGTTATATTCTCAATGGCACATTACCTTGGGTTTCTAATATTGGTGACAAGCATTTATTTGGGATATCTGCTCAAATAGAAGGAACTGATGACTATCTGATGGCGATCGCACAGGGTGGAATGCAAGGACTAGAATTAAAGCAAGACGTTCATTTTATTGCTCTTGAAGGAACAAATACCTTTAGATGTCTGTTTCGCAATGCTTTTATCAGTCATGATTGGGTGTTAGCGGCTCCATGCGATCGCTATGTGGAATATATCAAAGCAGGATTTATCTTAATGCAGGTGGGGATGGGCTTAGGCTTAACTCAAAATTGTATTGATTTAATGCGAAGGATTGATAAAACTAAGCAACATGTTAATCAATACCTCGATGATCGACCCGATGAAATGGAAGATGAACTCGAAACTTTGCGCTTGAAATCCTATCGTTTAGCCGAAGCGATCGGGCATGGTCGAGAAATCGTTAGCAAGGAAATTTTGCGGGAAGTAATTGAATCGAGAGCAACTGCTTCAGAGTTATCACTTAGAGCTTCGCAATCATTAATGCTCCATGCAGGTGCGATCGGTTATGTGCATGGGAGTGTGTATGATCGCCGTTTACGCGAATCATATTTCGTTGCCATGGTAACACCTGCGCTCAAACATTTACGCAAAGTATTAGCAAGTATGTCTTAA
- a CDS encoding CmpA/NrtA family ABC transporter substrate-binding protein, with protein MTSHLIEQMVASAIGNNSISAQTSSYSAAQINNNLWSTCPCGGDHNIDQHQSVMEGMPTDPVELVNDLMRMGHYSDRAQLMAQSWETNAMKADLWQLLEQGSLSHASESQKRICYDLIKMAGGVEEAFSAAFGPQAQEFFTDTLQSSTFRRREFLIKVAAAAAVVTLTGCPSSPPPETPSRATTNTPNTPPAGVEKPNLKVGFLPITCATPIIMSEPLGFYTKYGLKVELVKMPSWAAIRDSAIAGELDAYHMLSPMPISMSLGLGSTAFPVKLASIENVNGQAISVANQHLGKVKEAKDFKGFSIGVPFAFSMHNLLLRYYLAAGGLDPDKDVQIQVIPPPDAIAKMTAGQLDAFLLPDNVVQRSVFNKIGFIHLLTKDIWAGHPCCAFAASQKWIDTNPNTYRAINKAIIDGAGYANDPKHREEIAKAIAGKNYLNQPEPVLKAVLTGKFEDGQGNTLDVPDRIGFDPYPWKSFAKWISSQFVRWDLMPKDKADYNTIAEQIYQTDLARELAKELGQTPPTETERTEKLKYDSFDPAKPEAYIEEQIKQFKI; from the coding sequence ATGACATCTCACCTGATAGAACAGATGGTCGCTTCAGCGATAGGAAATAACTCAATCTCTGCTCAAACTTCTAGTTACTCTGCCGCTCAAATAAATAATAATTTATGGTCTACCTGCCCATGTGGTGGTGATCATAATATTGATCAGCATCAGTCTGTGATGGAAGGAATGCCGACAGATCCTGTGGAATTAGTGAATGACCTGATGCGGATGGGTCACTACTCCGATCGCGCCCAGTTGATGGCGCAGTCATGGGAAACTAACGCGATGAAAGCAGACCTGTGGCAACTATTGGAACAGGGTTCATTATCCCATGCTTCTGAGAGTCAAAAGCGGATTTGCTATGACCTGATCAAGATGGCTGGCGGTGTGGAGGAAGCCTTTAGTGCAGCCTTTGGTCCTCAAGCACAGGAGTTCTTTACCGATACATTGCAATCTAGCACCTTCCGTCGGCGCGAATTTCTCATTAAAGTAGCCGCTGCCGCCGCCGTGGTAACGCTTACAGGATGTCCTTCTTCTCCTCCTCCTGAGACTCCATCTAGAGCCACTACCAATACCCCAAATACCCCACCTGCGGGAGTGGAGAAACCTAATTTAAAAGTTGGTTTCTTACCGATTACCTGCGCCACTCCGATTATCATGTCGGAACCATTGGGATTTTATACTAAGTATGGTCTGAAGGTTGAACTAGTGAAGATGCCTAGCTGGGCTGCCATTCGTGATTCCGCGATCGCAGGTGAGTTAGATGCCTATCACATGCTTTCACCTATGCCGATTTCCATGTCTTTAGGACTTGGTTCCACAGCCTTTCCCGTAAAGCTTGCCAGTATTGAGAATGTAAATGGTCAAGCGATCTCAGTTGCCAATCAGCACTTGGGCAAAGTCAAAGAAGCCAAAGACTTTAAAGGATTTAGTATTGGTGTTCCCTTTGCCTTCTCAATGCACAACTTGTTGTTGCGCTATTACTTAGCGGCTGGTGGACTCGATCCTGATAAAGATGTGCAGATTCAAGTAATTCCACCACCTGATGCGATCGCGAAGATGACGGCGGGACAGCTTGATGCATTCTTATTACCTGATAACGTCGTCCAACGTTCTGTCTTTAACAAGATTGGCTTTATCCATTTACTCACCAAAGATATTTGGGCTGGACATCCCTGCTGTGCTTTTGCGGCTAGCCAAAAATGGATTGATACCAATCCGAATACCTACCGCGCAATTAATAAAGCGATTATTGATGGTGCTGGCTATGCCAATGATCCTAAACATCGTGAAGAAATTGCTAAGGCGATCGCAGGAAAGAACTATCTCAATCAACCTGAGCCAGTCTTAAAAGCAGTGTTAACTGGCAAGTTTGAGGATGGTCAGGGCAATACTTTAGATGTTCCCGATCGCATTGGTTTCGATCCCTATCCTTGGAAGAGCTTCGCCAAGTGGATTTCTTCGCAGTTTGTGCGTTGGGACTTAATGCCCAAAGATAAGGCTGATTACAACACTATCGCTGAGCAAATCTATCAGACCGATCTGGCGCGTGAGTTAGCAAAAGAGTTGGGTCAAACTCCGCCTACGGAAACAGAGCGAACTGAAAAGTTGAAGTATGACTCCTTCGATCCTGCTAAGCCTGAAGCCTATATCGAAGAACAGATTAAGCAGTTCAAGATCTAG
- a CDS encoding ABC transporter permease has product MAIIQSVLPNQDLQAFVLFLLILSSILIFWEVGSVNGWFSPLMPSASQTLSDFWGWISDPFYVKGTNDRGIGWHLITSLRRVAIGFTVGAAIAIPSGVLIGLFPVVSKAVDPFIQILKPVSPLAWLPIGLGLIKDSESTAIFVIAITSLWPTLINTKFGVSNVDPTYIDVTRTLGASPWRTITKVILPAAAPSIVSGMRISAGIAWLVIVAAEILIGGTGVGYFVWNEWNNLSITSIITAILMIGAIGLIIDRLFGLLQHWVSFGREV; this is encoded by the coding sequence ATGGCAATAATTCAGAGCGTATTGCCTAATCAAGATCTGCAAGCATTTGTTTTATTCCTATTGATCCTTAGCTCGATATTGATCTTTTGGGAAGTCGGTTCAGTTAACGGTTGGTTTTCTCCTCTGATGCCATCTGCATCACAAACCTTAAGTGACTTCTGGGGATGGATTTCTGATCCTTTCTATGTAAAGGGAACGAACGATCGCGGCATTGGTTGGCACTTGATTACCAGCTTACGTCGGGTTGCGATTGGTTTTACTGTGGGTGCAGCGATCGCGATTCCTTCAGGAGTTCTGATTGGACTATTTCCCGTGGTTTCCAAGGCTGTCGATCCATTTATTCAAATCCTCAAACCAGTTTCACCTCTAGCTTGGTTGCCCATTGGTTTGGGACTAATTAAGGATTCCGAAAGTACTGCCATTTTTGTAATCGCGATTACCAGTCTCTGGCCGACTCTGATTAATACCAAATTCGGTGTAAGTAATGTTGACCCGACCTATATCGATGTGACCCGTACCCTTGGAGCTTCACCTTGGCGCACAATTACGAAGGTGATTTTACCTGCTGCGGCTCCTAGTATTGTGTCAGGAATGCGAATTAGCGCAGGGATTGCGTGGCTAGTAATCGTGGCTGCGGAAATTCTGATTGGTGGTACGGGCGTGGGTTACTTCGTTTGGAATGAATGGAATAACTTGAGTATTACTAGCATCATTACGGCGATTTTGATGATTGGCGCGATCGGTTTAATCATCGATCGCCTATTTGGACTGCTACAACATTGGGTTTCATTTGGGAGAGAAGTATGA
- a CDS encoding ABC transporter ATP-binding protein produces MIGSSMEKITTNVATQQTQISVCDVSMVYRGRSGLINKLTHRTSKDYVALANINFDIAPNTFVSIIGPSGCGKSTLLNLIAGLTSPSSGAILIDGEEVHAPGPDRGVVFQNYALMPWLTVAENLHFAIETVYPTMSLADRKSRVYEYIELVGLRGAEKKHPHELSGGMKQRVGIARALAIDPQILLMDEPFGALDALTRGFLQDEVARIWEQKRKTVVMITHSIEEALLLSDKIVMMKRGPAAGIDEILDVPFPRPRSRENLDQQSGYHDLKAEMEEHLMRETRAVEAARI; encoded by the coding sequence ATGATTGGTTCTTCTATGGAAAAAATAACTACAAATGTAGCAACTCAGCAGACACAGATTTCTGTCTGTGATGTTTCAATGGTTTATCGAGGTCGAAGTGGCTTGATCAATAAGCTCACTCACCGTACTTCTAAGGATTATGTAGCTTTAGCAAATATTAATTTTGACATTGCGCCCAATACCTTTGTCTCGATTATTGGCCCCTCTGGCTGTGGTAAATCCACACTTCTCAATCTGATTGCAGGTTTAACTAGTCCCTCTAGTGGTGCGATTTTAATCGATGGTGAAGAAGTTCATGCCCCCGGTCCTGATCGCGGTGTCGTATTTCAGAACTATGCACTGATGCCTTGGTTGACGGTTGCGGAGAACTTACACTTTGCGATCGAGACTGTCTATCCTACAATGTCTCTCGCCGATCGCAAAAGTCGTGTCTATGAATATATCGAACTAGTTGGCTTAAGAGGAGCCGAAAAAAAGCATCCCCATGAGCTATCTGGTGGAATGAAACAAAGGGTGGGCATTGCTCGCGCCCTTGCGATCGATCCTCAAATTTTATTGATGGATGAACCCTTTGGAGCACTTGATGCGCTCACTCGTGGCTTCCTCCAAGATGAAGTAGCCCGTATTTGGGAACAGAAACGTAAAACTGTGGTGATGATTACCCATAGTATTGAGGAAGCTTTGCTACTCTCTGATAAAATCGTGATGATGAAGCGAGGACCCGCCGCAGGGATTGATGAAATCCTTGATGTGCCTTTCCCTCGTCCGCGATCGCGTGAAAATCTCGACCAACAATCGGGATATCATGATCTCAAAGCGGAAATGGAAGAGCATCTCATGCGTGAAACCCGTGCTGTTGAAGCCGCAAGAATATAG
- the cynS gene encoding cyanase translates to MTVEFPSFTQTLLAAKKAKGLSFVDLEKLLGQDEVWIASLFYGQNSASVEQATKIAEALGLGEDIITALSSYPSKGLGPVVPTDPLIYRFYEIMQVYGYPMKEIIHEKFGDGIMSAIDFTLDIDKVEDPKGDRVKVTMNGKFLPYKKW, encoded by the coding sequence ATGACAGTTGAATTTCCATCTTTTACTCAAACTCTATTAGCCGCCAAAAAAGCCAAAGGCTTGAGCTTTGTTGACCTCGAAAAGCTATTAGGTCAAGATGAAGTTTGGATTGCTTCGCTTTTTTATGGTCAAAATAGCGCCAGTGTGGAACAAGCCACAAAAATTGCTGAAGCATTAGGACTAGGGGAAGATATTATTACGGCTCTAAGTTCCTACCCTAGCAAAGGGTTAGGACCAGTAGTACCCACCGATCCATTGATTTATCGCTTCTATGAAATCATGCAGGTCTATGGCTATCCCATGAAGGAAATCATCCATGAGAAATTTGGTGATGGCATCATGAGTGCGATCGATTTCACCCTCGATATCGACAAAGTGGAAGATCCAAAAGGCGATCGCGTCAAAGTCACGATGAACGGCAAGTTCCTACCCTATAAAAAGTGGTAA
- a CDS encoding TetR/AcrR family transcriptional regulator — protein MANLKRTREDILTSAIDLVHRQGLQSTGLKELFAATQASSGSFYNYFQSKDEFAHALIDFQWHKIRENAFLSASQVTDDPIQRLILTIDKIEAKHISEINCAGCLLGNLIVDLAEYNETFRKHLQQVFDEWQALFAQMLRDGKEQLSDRIDPDLLAEQILTMLEGVLLIARLYDQPERLKRGFASIRQLIKDALI, from the coding sequence ATGGCAAATCTCAAACGTACACGCGAAGATATTCTCACCTCAGCGATCGATCTTGTGCATCGTCAGGGTTTGCAATCGACTGGATTAAAAGAGTTATTTGCCGCTACTCAAGCTTCATCGGGCAGTTTCTATAACTACTTTCAATCAAAGGATGAATTTGCCCATGCGCTGATTGATTTCCAGTGGCACAAAATCAGAGAAAATGCCTTTCTATCAGCTTCTCAAGTTACCGATGATCCGATTCAACGACTCATACTGACAATTGATAAAATTGAAGCAAAACATATCTCTGAAATTAACTGTGCAGGATGTTTGTTAGGGAACTTAATTGTTGATTTAGCCGAATATAACGAGACATTTCGGAAGCATCTCCAACAGGTTTTTGATGAATGGCAAGCCTTGTTTGCTCAAATGTTACGGGATGGGAAAGAGCAATTAAGCGATCGCATTGATCCAGATTTACTAGCTGAGCAAATTCTGACCATGCTAGAAGGGGTGCTATTAATTGCCAGACTTTACGATCAGCCCGAGCGTCTCAAACGAGGATTTGCAAGCATTCGGCAACTGATTAAGGATGCGCTAATTTGA